The following coding sequences lie in one Spirochaetota bacterium genomic window:
- a CDS encoding sulfurtransferase TusA family protein produces the protein MSEEIKIDVKMDLKGLACPMPVVKVSQQIKKMKVGEVIEAETTDPGAHADFPAWAKSSGNELVKIVKEEKSAKFIIKKLK, from the coding sequence ATGAGCGAAGAAATCAAAATTGACGTTAAGATGGATCTCAAGGGACTCGCCTGCCCCATGCCCGTCGTGAAGGTGAGCCAGCAGATCAAGAAGATGAAGGTGGGTGAGGTGATCGAAGCCGAAACCACCGACCCCGGGGCGCATGCCGATTTCCCCGCCTGGGCGAAATCCAGCGGCAACGAGCTCGTGAAGATCGTTAAAGAAGAAAAATCCGCAAAATTTATAATCAAGAAGCTGAAATAA
- a CDS encoding (Fe-S)-binding protein, whose product MEPEKLQGMKDAIRGRLTKPMRYYLDLCTRCGLCYESCHVIQGIHKREYSPVGRAEVVRKVFRKYFRPSGKFLPSWGEATDLDDRVMDELLDAAFSCTGCRRCVMHCPFGIDTGLIMGIAKVLLIENGTAPEELLMLSDAAVEKGKSIAEFKDGYRSVIYDLEKQVQERLGLPSPEGVIPMEKKNANILYVALAGARSIVNPAIIFNAAKEDWTLSFFEAVNFGQFLGDPEKMKFIANRVVNEAKELGVKEVVIVECGTAYRIPKFMLGPLPFKVTSIVELIHRYLKEGRIKLKEGALTAPVTYHDPCQLGRNGGVFEEPREILQILAKDYREMSPTREFNWCCGGGGGLVALDNENFRIKSGKPKRDQIVATGAKVVVSACENCISQLETIRSGYDLDVEVRYLTEIVAENLVV is encoded by the coding sequence ATGGAACCTGAAAAACTGCAAGGAATGAAGGACGCGATCCGGGGACGCCTTACCAAACCGATGCGCTACTACCTGGATCTGTGCACCCGCTGCGGGCTTTGCTACGAGTCCTGCCACGTGATCCAGGGCATTCACAAGCGCGAATACTCCCCCGTCGGGCGCGCCGAGGTCGTGCGCAAGGTCTTCCGGAAATATTTCCGGCCGTCCGGAAAATTTCTTCCCTCGTGGGGCGAGGCCACGGACCTGGACGACCGCGTGATGGACGAGCTCCTGGACGCCGCGTTTTCCTGCACGGGATGCCGGCGCTGCGTGATGCATTGCCCCTTCGGCATCGATACGGGACTCATCATGGGCATCGCCAAGGTGCTGCTCATCGAAAACGGCACCGCCCCCGAGGAGCTCCTCATGTTATCCGACGCGGCCGTCGAGAAGGGGAAAAGCATCGCCGAGTTCAAGGACGGCTACCGCTCTGTCATCTACGATCTTGAAAAACAGGTCCAGGAGCGCCTGGGACTGCCCTCCCCCGAGGGCGTGATCCCCATGGAAAAGAAGAACGCGAACATCCTCTACGTGGCGCTCGCCGGGGCGCGCTCCATCGTGAATCCCGCGATCATCTTCAATGCCGCGAAAGAGGACTGGACCCTGTCATTTTTCGAGGCCGTGAACTTCGGGCAGTTCCTGGGAGACCCCGAGAAGATGAAATTCATCGCGAACCGCGTGGTGAACGAGGCGAAGGAACTGGGCGTGAAGGAGGTCGTGATCGTGGAATGTGGCACCGCCTACCGCATCCCGAAATTCATGCTGGGCCCCTTGCCCTTCAAGGTCACGAGCATTGTGGAGCTGATACACCGGTACCTGAAAGAAGGAAGGATCAAATTGAAAGAGGGGGCGCTCACTGCCCCGGTCACCTATCACGACCCGTGCCAGCTGGGACGCAACGGCGGCGTGTTCGAGGAACCGCGCGAGATACTCCAGATTCTCGCGAAGGACTACCGCGAGATGAGCCCCACGCGCGAATTCAACTGGTGCTGCGGCGGCGGGGGCGGTCTCGTGGCGCTCGACAACGAGAATTTCAGGATAAAATCCGGGAAGCCCAAGCGCGACCAGATCGTCGCCACGGGCGCGAAGGTCGTGGTATCGGCCTGCGAAAACTGCATCTCCCAGCTCGAGACCATCAGGTCGGGGTACGACCTCGACGTGGAGGTCCGCTACCTGACCGAAATCGTCGCGGAAAACCTGGTGGTGTGA
- a CDS encoding tetratricopeptide repeat protein, whose amino-acid sequence MSPLPASFPVFIVPPLLSLLVGLTLAGVAVFRGAFRRENVLFALVCVWWTMLSPMFILHHFIADEGLMLALERGAHFLFVFVLPVNLLFYHKVLGIRRPALEAAAFAVSMAVMISTPTELYIRGLYRYPWGTIAVGGVAFQVFGALGIAALVYGIAICVQRLRAERNPVARTKVFFLLFSLNLIALLNLLNIPAMLGYDLYPAGNFMFVPLLIMAYGVLRYRLLDVRSILHLTIIWVVTSWAIVLPNALVFALVWPLVAAAHPAWVFLLVAATFFLNLLYYRRIQPVINRVFNRQRQNLRAIEIRFVEDMAFLRGLTEWMSGFEDVLKNAIGCGHADVYLRPVASRGFVNVRGGGIELPGVIGEWFTGANHIVMKDMVETNPYYAAVKDAFLDLFGGASAVCAVPLVQEHTLIGIALLGEKLNLKPFSIDEVRFMNGVRSAATIALANSIMYQDLNDMKENLARMVDERTAELRTKNFQMTFELKVAKDVQKLILSPALPDDARVRAAARVLPFMEVSGDFYDVVRLADSRVAAAVVDVSGHGLPSALLTSMIKTDLENRLEKPGATTGQVCTLLNANLAPTLIETGFYFTMFLAIIDIEGGVVEYTSCGHPPAVIAGAGGAARAITTDGFPIGAMPGAVYRSNHATLTEGDRLVLYTDGLTEARGEDGGFFGESRLTGAIEETGDLPVKDQLNLLLRMVETHLGGGSARDDITLLIIETGDPARPRRKESDMDRAKALFRDKGYKEARIIVEETGLAAMDAPDRHFAARVYLACGDIEHALYCVTRALELDGESREYLYFRGMTLYRLGRRDEAREAFAEIFERDPGYKNVAELVEKLSDGA is encoded by the coding sequence ATGTCACCGCTTCCCGCCTCGTTCCCGGTTTTCATCGTACCCCCTCTCCTGAGCCTGCTCGTCGGATTGACGCTCGCGGGCGTAGCGGTGTTCAGGGGCGCTTTCCGGCGCGAAAACGTGCTCTTCGCGCTCGTGTGCGTCTGGTGGACGATGCTTTCGCCCATGTTCATCCTCCACCACTTCATCGCCGACGAGGGTCTCATGCTCGCCCTGGAGCGGGGGGCCCATTTCCTGTTCGTGTTCGTCCTGCCGGTGAACCTGCTCTTCTATCATAAAGTATTGGGGATACGGCGGCCGGCGCTCGAGGCGGCGGCCTTCGCGGTAAGCATGGCGGTGATGATCTCTACACCCACGGAACTGTACATACGGGGCCTGTACCGCTATCCCTGGGGCACAATCGCGGTGGGCGGCGTCGCCTTCCAGGTTTTCGGGGCGCTCGGGATCGCGGCGCTCGTATACGGCATTGCGATCTGCGTGCAGAGGCTTCGCGCGGAGCGCAATCCCGTGGCGCGCACCAAGGTATTCTTCCTGCTCTTTTCGCTCAACCTGATCGCCCTCCTGAATCTGTTGAACATTCCCGCCATGCTCGGGTACGATCTTTACCCTGCCGGGAATTTCATGTTCGTGCCGCTGCTCATCATGGCGTACGGCGTGTTACGCTACCGGCTCCTGGACGTGCGCAGCATCCTTCATCTTACCATTATCTGGGTCGTGACCTCGTGGGCGATCGTGCTTCCCAACGCGCTCGTCTTCGCGCTTGTCTGGCCGCTCGTCGCGGCGGCGCACCCGGCGTGGGTGTTCCTGCTCGTCGCCGCGACGTTTTTCCTGAATCTGCTGTATTACAGGAGAATCCAGCCGGTCATCAACAGGGTCTTCAACCGGCAGCGGCAAAACCTGCGCGCGATCGAAATCCGGTTTGTCGAAGACATGGCGTTCCTGAGGGGACTGACCGAATGGATGAGCGGGTTTGAGGACGTGCTCAAAAATGCGATCGGGTGCGGGCACGCGGACGTCTACCTTCGCCCGGTCGCGTCGCGCGGGTTCGTCAACGTCCGCGGCGGGGGTATCGAGTTGCCGGGGGTGATCGGGGAATGGTTTACCGGCGCGAACCACATCGTCATGAAGGACATGGTCGAGACCAACCCGTACTACGCCGCGGTGAAGGACGCGTTTCTCGACCTGTTCGGAGGGGCCTCGGCCGTATGCGCGGTCCCCCTGGTGCAGGAACACACACTGATCGGGATCGCGCTGCTGGGTGAAAAGCTCAACCTGAAGCCCTTTTCCATCGACGAGGTGCGCTTCATGAACGGCGTGCGCTCCGCGGCGACCATCGCCCTCGCGAACTCGATCATGTACCAGGACCTGAACGACATGAAGGAAAACCTCGCGCGGATGGTGGATGAGCGGACCGCAGAGCTGCGCACGAAGAATTTCCAGATGACCTTCGAGCTCAAGGTGGCAAAGGACGTGCAGAAGCTCATCCTCTCGCCCGCGCTCCCCGATGACGCGCGCGTGCGCGCGGCGGCGCGCGTCCTTCCCTTCATGGAAGTGAGCGGCGATTTCTACGACGTGGTCCGGCTTGCCGACAGCAGGGTCGCCGCAGCCGTGGTGGACGTATCGGGCCACGGGCTCCCCTCGGCCCTGCTTACCTCGATGATCAAGACCGATCTCGAGAACAGGCTCGAGAAGCCGGGCGCGACGACCGGGCAGGTCTGCACGCTCCTGAACGCGAACCTTGCCCCTACGCTCATCGAAACGGGCTTCTATTTCACCATGTTCCTCGCGATCATCGACATCGAGGGCGGGGTAGTCGAGTATACGAGCTGCGGGCATCCCCCCGCGGTCATCGCGGGCGCGGGAGGCGCCGCGCGGGCGATTACCACGGACGGGTTCCCGATCGGCGCGATGCCGGGCGCGGTGTACCGCAGCAACCACGCGACACTTACGGAGGGTGACAGGCTCGTGCTCTATACCGACGGGCTCACGGAGGCGCGCGGGGAGGACGGCGGGTTTTTCGGGGAATCCAGGCTGACGGGCGCGATCGAGGAAACGGGCGATCTGCCCGTGAAGGATCAGCTGAACCTGCTGCTGCGCATGGTTGAAACGCACCTGGGGGGCGGGTCCGCGCGCGACGACATTACGCTCCTGATCATTGAAACGGGAGATCCCGCGCGCCCCCGCCGGAAAGAGAGCGATATGGACAGGGCGAAGGCGCTCTTCCGGGACAAGGGCTACAAGGAAGCGCGGATCATCGTCGAGGAGACGGGACTGGCCGCGATGGACGCGCCCGACCGCCATTTCGCCGCGCGGGTCTACCTGGCCTGCGGGGATATTGAGCACGCGCTGTACTGCGTCACGCGCGCGCTCGAGCTGGACGGGGAAAGCCGCGAGTACCTCTACTTCAGGGGCATGACCCTCTACCGGCTGGGCCGCCGCGACGAGGCGCGTGAAGCGTTCGCGGAAATTTTCGAAAGGGATCCCGGATATAAAAACGTGGCGGAGCTTGTTGAAAAGCTGTCGGATGGCGCATAA
- the flgE gene encoding flagellar hook protein FlgE, with amino-acid sequence MMRSLFSGVSGLKNHQTRMDVIGHNISNVNTYGYKTTRVTFQDMLSQTLSGAAKPEENKGGVNPKQVGLGMTIASIDRLFTQGSLQTTGNQTDLAISGDGFFIVSEGGKNYYTRAGNFALDRDGKLVNPANGLRVQGWQSQVTETGERKVFPTGTPEDVIVPVYGKVDARETTYVRYKCNLDSKLQVVPPTADGKMRAAEGVTTNIDVYDKLGDPHRMTLNFWKTGANEWSASAAITDGQGIVTLDVPGGANQAGGANLSSRMNLRFSPEGRLTSVSDDASPDELNQGDLVVNLNYRVKDDPNVRSIRLDLGKAGLMNGVTQFSSPATTKAVEQDGYAMGYMESFNIDNSGMITGVYSNGTKQLVGQVAMAAFTNPMGLTASGENLFEVSNNSGRPIEGPAGEAGRGKIIAGTLEMSNVDLSDQFTDMIVTQRGFQANSRTITTSDQMLQELINLKR; translated from the coding sequence ATGATGAGATCACTGTTTTCCGGGGTATCCGGTCTCAAGAATCACCAGACCAGGATGGACGTGATTGGACACAATATCTCCAACGTGAATACCTATGGTTACAAGACCACGCGGGTGACCTTCCAGGACATGCTCTCGCAGACGCTCTCGGGGGCCGCGAAGCCGGAGGAGAACAAGGGAGGCGTGAACCCCAAGCAGGTGGGCCTTGGCATGACCATCGCGTCGATCGACCGGCTTTTCACGCAGGGAAGCCTGCAGACCACCGGTAACCAGACCGATCTCGCGATCTCGGGCGACGGCTTCTTCATCGTGAGCGAGGGCGGGAAAAACTACTACACCCGCGCCGGCAACTTCGCGCTGGACAGGGACGGGAAGCTCGTGAACCCCGCGAACGGGCTGCGCGTCCAGGGCTGGCAGTCCCAGGTGACCGAGACCGGCGAGCGCAAGGTGTTTCCGACCGGCACGCCCGAGGACGTTATCGTCCCGGTATATGGCAAGGTGGACGCGCGCGAGACGACCTACGTCCGCTACAAGTGCAACCTCGATTCCAAGCTACAGGTGGTTCCGCCCACCGCCGACGGCAAGATGCGGGCCGCGGAGGGTGTCACGACGAACATTGACGTGTACGACAAGCTGGGCGATCCGCACCGCATGACGCTCAACTTCTGGAAGACCGGCGCCAACGAGTGGAGCGCCAGTGCGGCGATCACCGACGGCCAGGGAATAGTGACGCTTGACGTCCCGGGGGGCGCGAACCAGGCGGGCGGGGCGAACCTCTCGAGCCGCATGAACCTGCGCTTCAGCCCCGAGGGGAGGCTGACGTCCGTGTCCGACGACGCGAGCCCGGACGAATTAAACCAGGGAGATCTTGTGGTCAATTTGAACTACCGGGTGAAGGACGATCCCAACGTGCGCAGCATTCGCCTCGACCTGGGGAAGGCCGGCCTCATGAACGGGGTTACGCAGTTCTCATCCCCCGCGACCACCAAGGCCGTGGAGCAGGACGGCTACGCCATGGGTTACATGGAATCGTTCAATATCGACAACTCGGGCATGATCACGGGCGTGTATTCCAACGGTACGAAGCAGCTCGTGGGCCAGGTGGCCATGGCCGCGTTCACCAATCCCATGGGACTCACCGCCTCGGGTGAAAATCTCTTCGAGGTTTCGAACAACTCGGGACGGCCCATCGAGGGGCCCGCGGGCGAGGCGGGGCGCGGGAAGATCATCGCCGGGACGCTTGAAATGTCGAACGTGGACCTGTCGGACCAGTTCACCGACATGATCGTGACCCAGCGCGGCTTCCAGGCCAATTCGCGCACGATCACCACGAGCGACCAGATGCTCCAGGAGCTTATCAACCTCAAGAGGTAA
- a CDS encoding flagellar hook-length control protein FliK: MLGLLVKPGSLDGLKGAALPVDPYRAAESPDSQSSFRTMLDAAVSSPVEVEKARTRDEGMSESLRHTERTETSAEAEHQPGRGQADRADRAPRQEAAREKTEKKDAPDVTRPDAKALERMAGHPEKPESGAKALAVKEAASRKKTAQSRAERKEETPVAEKPRAKDDKTKPLGQVMQQIEMALRAVPDSIKDAKGIRETLNEVRDALAGKSRDHGAEPLESLYRRLRDFVKRLESGREDARDNREKALLPSLAREAARIVDALEKHVKRPEKGKEGAHTTEARGADTKEHGAEKHFAVPVNGKEDAKEPLHAKGGGQQAQPGMQFAGASHARERAAHQAALPQKSVLFDEQLQQLMQGAKLSVRDNRNATLSLRLHPESLGRMSVNLGLEGGTLVGRFLVESPDAKNALVEQLASVRSDLAEAGIMVGDFQVDVRGQDARGAGEGNYDPVFIPRGVHETVAESYDGNSERGHDGALDVIA; this comes from the coding sequence ATGCTTGGATTACTTGTTAAGCCGGGTTCCCTTGATGGTTTGAAGGGCGCCGCCCTGCCGGTCGATCCTTACAGGGCAGCCGAGTCGCCCGACTCGCAGTCTTCCTTCCGCACCATGCTGGATGCCGCCGTGTCCAGCCCCGTCGAAGTCGAGAAAGCACGCACCAGGGACGAGGGTATGAGCGAATCCCTGCGCCACACGGAGCGTACGGAAACCTCCGCGGAAGCGGAGCACCAGCCCGGGCGCGGGCAGGCCGATCGCGCCGACCGCGCTCCCCGGCAGGAGGCGGCGCGGGAAAAGACCGAGAAAAAGGACGCCCCGGACGTGACGCGGCCGGACGCGAAGGCCCTGGAGCGCATGGCCGGTCATCCCGAAAAGCCGGAAAGCGGGGCGAAAGCCCTCGCAGTGAAAGAGGCTGCCTCCCGGAAGAAAACCGCGCAATCCCGCGCGGAACGTAAAGAGGAAACCCCGGTCGCCGAAAAGCCGCGCGCGAAGGACGACAAGACGAAGCCGCTGGGCCAGGTAATGCAGCAGATCGAGATGGCGCTGCGCGCCGTCCCGGATTCCATAAAGGATGCGAAGGGTATCCGCGAAACGCTCAATGAAGTCAGGGACGCGCTTGCCGGCAAATCCCGGGACCACGGGGCGGAGCCGCTCGAATCGCTCTACCGGCGGCTCAGGGATTTCGTGAAGAGGCTCGAGTCCGGCCGTGAGGACGCGCGCGACAACCGTGAAAAGGCGCTCCTGCCGTCGCTCGCCCGCGAGGCGGCGCGGATCGTGGACGCCCTGGAAAAGCACGTGAAACGCCCGGAGAAGGGAAAAGAGGGCGCACACACGACCGAGGCCCGGGGGGCCGATACCAAGGAACACGGCGCCGAAAAACATTTCGCCGTCCCCGTCAACGGAAAAGAGGACGCGAAGGAGCCGCTGCACGCGAAGGGGGGAGGCCAGCAGGCCCAGCCCGGGATGCAGTTCGCAGGCGCGTCGCACGCGAGGGAGCGGGCCGCGCACCAGGCCGCGTTGCCGCAAAAATCCGTGCTGTTCGACGAGCAGCTCCAGCAGCTCATGCAGGGTGCGAAGCTGAGCGTGCGGGACAACAGGAACGCGACGCTTTCGCTCCGGCTGCACCCCGAATCGCTGGGCCGCATGAGCGTGAACCTGGGCCTGGAGGGCGGGACGCTGGTTGGGCGCTTCCTGGTGGAGAGCCCTGACGCCAAAAACGCGCTCGTGGAGCAGCTCGCGTCGGTGCGTTCCGACCTTGCCGAGGCGGGCATCATGGTGGGGGATTTCCAGGTCGACGTGCGCGGCCAGGACGCGCGCGGCGCGGGCGAGGGGAACTACGACCCGGTGTTCATTCCGCGCGGCGTGCACGAGACGGTCGCGGAAAGCTATGACGGAAATTCGGAGCGCGGTCACGACGGGGCGCTGGACGTGATAGCCTAG
- a CDS encoding glycosyltransferase: protein MEFSTALRPFTLRRLEAVRRADILIGIPCYNNQATIQNVIEMVSQGLHAHYRDAKAVIFISDGGSTDDTRDIAKEIEIMPWQEKIIQIYRGVSGKGSAFRAIFEAAVQLDVKACMVVDSDLRSISPEWVHLLLEPALSGEYEFVAPIYTRHKYDGTITNNIVYNLTRAVYGKRIRQPIGGDFTFSRDLAAFFLDKPVWSTDIAKFGIDIWMTINAIARNVKICQSNLGVKIHDAKDPAQSLGPMFVQVVGTLFNLMEHYEPFWKNVTGSRAVPLFGSSDQTEPEAVAINMEKLVHEYRVGFSQFQTLYKAIFSPEVYRVLEEASGLSVDAFAYPVEIWVKALYELASTYHYWKVNRVRLINLMVPLYYGRVAQFVNETRLMNSLEAEGVVERQAQIFEDHKDYLMRKWNEERAEPEMLHAPVH, encoded by the coding sequence ATGGAATTTTCAACCGCGCTTAGGCCGTTCACCCTGCGCAGGCTCGAGGCGGTGCGCAGGGCCGATATTCTCATAGGCATACCGTGCTATAACAACCAGGCGACCATACAGAACGTGATCGAGATGGTATCGCAGGGACTGCACGCCCATTACCGCGACGCGAAGGCGGTGATCTTCATCTCGGACGGCGGATCGACCGACGATACGCGCGACATCGCGAAAGAGATCGAGATCATGCCGTGGCAGGAGAAAATCATCCAGATTTACCGTGGTGTTTCCGGGAAGGGCAGCGCCTTCCGGGCGATCTTCGAGGCCGCGGTCCAGCTGGACGTCAAGGCGTGCATGGTCGTGGACTCGGACCTCAGGAGCATTTCGCCGGAATGGGTGCACCTGCTCCTGGAGCCCGCGCTGTCGGGCGAATACGAGTTCGTGGCCCCCATTTACACCCGGCACAAGTACGACGGCACCATCACCAACAATATTGTCTACAACCTCACCCGCGCGGTGTACGGGAAGCGGATCCGTCAGCCTATAGGCGGCGACTTCACCTTCTCGCGGGACCTGGCGGCCTTCTTCCTGGACAAGCCCGTCTGGTCGACGGACATCGCGAAATTCGGGATCGACATCTGGATGACCATCAACGCCATTGCGCGCAACGTCAAGATCTGCCAGTCGAACCTGGGTGTGAAGATCCACGACGCGAAGGACCCCGCGCAGTCCCTGGGACCCATGTTCGTCCAGGTGGTGGGGACACTCTTTAACCTCATGGAGCACTACGAGCCGTTCTGGAAAAACGTCACGGGCAGCCGCGCGGTTCCGCTGTTCGGCTCGTCGGATCAGACGGAGCCGGAGGCGGTCGCGATCAACATGGAGAAGCTGGTGCACGAATACCGGGTGGGCTTTTCGCAGTTCCAGACCCTCTACAAGGCCATCTTCTCCCCCGAGGTCTACCGCGTCCTCGAGGAGGCCTCGGGGCTTTCGGTCGATGCGTTCGCGTACCCCGTCGAGATATGGGTTAAGGCCCTCTACGAGCTCGCGTCGACGTATCATTACTGGAAGGTGAACAGGGTCCGCCTTATCAACCTCATGGTGCCCCTGTATTACGGACGGGTCGCCCAGTTCGTGAACGAAACCAGGCTCATGAACTCGCTGGAGGCGGAAGGCGTCGTGGAGCGCCAGGCGCAGATATTCGAAGACCACAAGGACTACCTTATGCGCAAATGGAACGAGGAGCGTGCCGAACCGGAGATGCTCCATGCCCCCGTACACTAG
- a CDS encoding GAF domain-containing protein gives MQTATINHAILITDGARGFIDDAEFPRYRVERLEDPAGLPGEASPGDGALLLVIMHTGDAISPAAIESALGHADACYKIILTGTEEDLSRTDESDRRRIMHFLTRPAGAAESSFLIQKAFSIMEGEQWFRAERAQYLETLTDMRQDQEDLITIGRSLSTEKDPDRLLRSILMLSKKITGADAGSIFVVEEGESQGKQLRFKYSHTFSKNLPYEEFVLAMNKNSIAGYVAVTGNTLNIPDVYKLSKSDPVTFNSSFDKVHNYRSKSMLVIPMRNHVDEIIGVIQLINSKEYANSTKMTGNEAFEVLLSTPEDFDVKVVAFSPRYEKLMEAVASQAAIAIENNRMLKQIQTQFEEFVKASVMAIESRDVATSGHSFRVAEFCKEMAYAINSETQGVFADVKFSESAIKEIEFAALLHDFGKVYIDLAIFQKAKKLFPKELENLVLKMDYLYRYTEMQYSMREGALLADALARGGPPEGIDALRERRGTDLARILGVKDRLIRLNEPTVTDEDPAVVLKQILAEIESIECRHPDGSPLPILSDHEKTNLSIRRGSLNPDERKEIESHVTHTYNFVSRIPWPPEYRNIPEIAAKHHEMLDGTGYPSGLKGADSIPLQARIMAIADIYDALSATDRPYKKAVPLEKTLSIMQADATRNKLDAALVELMIRYHIYEKIHKDLFRQAE, from the coding sequence ATGCAGACGGCGACAATTAACCATGCGATCCTCATAACCGACGGCGCTCGGGGGTTCATCGACGACGCGGAATTCCCGCGATACCGCGTGGAGCGCCTGGAAGATCCCGCCGGACTTCCCGGGGAAGCGTCCCCGGGCGATGGCGCCCTGTTGCTGGTGATTATGCACACCGGCGACGCGATTTCCCCCGCCGCGATCGAGTCCGCGCTGGGCCACGCCGATGCCTGCTACAAAATAATCCTCACCGGAACCGAAGAAGACCTTTCGCGGACCGACGAGTCCGATCGCCGGCGCATCATGCATTTTCTCACCAGGCCCGCCGGGGCCGCGGAATCGTCGTTTCTCATCCAGAAGGCCTTTTCGATCATGGAGGGCGAGCAGTGGTTTCGCGCCGAGCGCGCCCAGTACCTGGAAACGCTCACGGACATGCGGCAGGACCAGGAGGACCTCATCACCATAGGCCGTTCGCTGTCCACCGAGAAAGACCCCGACAGGCTGCTGCGCTCGATACTCATGCTGAGCAAGAAGATCACCGGCGCGGACGCCGGCTCAATTTTCGTCGTCGAGGAGGGGGAGAGCCAGGGGAAACAGCTCAGGTTCAAGTATTCCCACACTTTTTCGAAGAACCTCCCCTACGAAGAATTCGTACTTGCGATGAATAAAAATTCCATCGCGGGGTACGTGGCGGTAACAGGCAATACCCTGAATATCCCCGATGTCTACAAATTATCCAAGAGCGACCCGGTCACGTTCAACTCGTCGTTCGACAAGGTGCATAACTACCGGTCCAAGTCCATGCTGGTCATTCCCATGCGCAATCACGTGGATGAAATAATCGGGGTCATCCAGCTCATCAACAGCAAGGAGTACGCGAACAGCACAAAGATGACGGGCAACGAGGCGTTCGAGGTCCTGCTCTCCACGCCGGAGGATTTCGACGTCAAGGTCGTCGCGTTTTCGCCGCGCTATGAGAAGCTCATGGAGGCCGTCGCGAGCCAGGCCGCGATCGCCATCGAGAACAACCGCATGCTCAAGCAGATCCAGACCCAGTTCGAGGAATTCGTGAAGGCGTCGGTGATGGCGATCGAATCGCGGGACGTCGCCACCTCGGGTCACTCGTTTCGTGTCGCCGAGTTCTGCAAGGAGATGGCGTACGCCATCAACAGCGAGACCCAGGGCGTGTTCGCGGACGTCAAGTTCTCGGAAAGCGCCATAAAGGAGATCGAGTTCGCCGCGCTCCTGCACGATTTCGGGAAGGTTTATATCGACCTCGCCATTTTCCAGAAGGCCAAAAAGCTTTTCCCCAAGGAGCTCGAGAACCTGGTGCTCAAGATGGACTACCTGTACCGTTACACCGAGATGCAGTACTCGATGCGCGAGGGCGCGCTCCTTGCGGACGCGCTCGCCCGCGGCGGCCCCCCCGAGGGGATCGATGCGCTCAGGGAGCGGCGGGGAACCGATCTCGCGAGAATCCTGGGCGTAAAGGACCGGCTCATCCGCCTCAACGAGCCCACGGTGACCGACGAGGACCCCGCGGTCGTATTGAAGCAGATACTGGCGGAGATCGAATCGATCGAGTGCAGGCACCCGGACGGCTCCCCGCTCCCGATACTCTCCGACCACGAGAAAACGAATCTCAGCATACGCAGGGGAAGCCTGAACCCCGACGAGCGGAAGGAGATCGAGAGCCACGTGACGCACACCTACAACTTCGTGAGCCGGATACCGTGGCCCCCGGAATACAGGAACATTCCCGAGATCGCAGCCAAGCACCACGAAATGCTCGACGGCACCGGGTATCCGTCGGGCCTCAAGGGCGCCGATTCCATCCCCCTGCAGGCGCGCATAATGGCGATCGCCGACATCTACGACGCGTTATCGGCCACTGACCGCCCCTACAAGAAGGCGGTGCCGCTCGAGAAGACGCTTTCCATAATGCAGGCGGACGCCACGCGCAACAAGCTCGACGCGGCGCTCGTCGAGCTCATGATCCGGTACCATATATATGAGAAAATCCACAAAGACCTCTTCCGGCAGGCGGAGTAG